Genomic window (Methyloprofundus sp.):
GAAGTAATTTAGCGACTCCTGCTGTGCAGATAAATTCAGCAAGACAAGCTATCAATGCTTTAGAAGCAGTGCAAGAGCAAGCATTTTCGAGTTTGTACCGTAGTCCACCTATGGGGCCGCAAGACCAACCTGATTATGTAAATGCAGTGATGGCCATTGTTACGGATATGAGCGCGATCTCGTTATTGCGTTGTTTGCAGAAAATAGAATTAGAGCAAGGTCGAGTGCGTAAAAATGAGCGTTGGGGGCCAAGAACTTTAGATTTGGATATGTTGCTTTATGGTGATCAGCTTATTGATATTCCAGATTTAATTGTGCCGCATTATGGATTGGCTGAACGTGCTTTTGTTTTATATCCATTGCAAGAGATCGAACCATTATTAAATGTTCCTAGCAAAGGCAAGATTGTTGACTTAATTAAACGTTGTCCGTTAGATGGTTTAGTGAGGTTGCCAGCATGAGCCAATATGCAGCGGTGAGCTCAAAAAAAACTAAAACCATAACTGACTTGCAGCAAATGAAGCAAGCAAGGCAAAAAATTACTAGTTTAACGGCTTATGATGCAAGCTTTGCCGCGCTAATGGATCAGGCTGATATTGATGTATTATTGGTGGGTGATTCTTTAGGTATGGTGGTGCAGGGGCACGCAAGTACCGTGCCCGTGAGCGTGCAAGAAATGGTTTACCATGCTCAGGCAGTTAGTCGTGGTTGTCAGCAGGCATTTGTGATTGCCGATTTACCTTTTATGAGTAGTGCAACTCCTATGCAAGCCGCTGAAAATGCTGCATTATTAATCAAGAAAGGTGGTGCGCATATGGTTAAATTAGAAGGTGCGCGCCTTGAGGCTATTCAATTTATGGTGCAACAAGGCATCCCTGTTTGTGCACACTTGGGCTTATTGCCACAATCAATCTATCAATTAGGTAAGTATGCCGTTCAAGGCAAGGTAGCGGCGGATGCGCAAAGGATTTTGCAAGAAGCGCAAGAAATTGAGCAGGCAGGTGCGCAAATGCTAATTGTTGAGTGTGTTCCTGCTGATTTGGCACAGAAAATTAGTCAGCAGCTTAGTATTCCAGTTATTGGTATTGGAGCAGGCGTACATTGTGATGGGCAGGTGCTGGTAGTATACGATATGTTGGGTATTAGCCTAGGTAAGCGACCACGGTTTTCTAAAGACTATATGCAGCAAGCTGATTCCATTTTTGCAGCGATTCAAGCATACATAGTAGAAGTCCGTAGTGGTCAGTTTCCATTGCCAGAACATAGTTTTTAACATGACTGATTGCCTTAAAGAAATCACAGCATTACGTAGACAGGTACAGCAATGGCACCAGCAAGGTAAGGGCGTTGCCTTTGTGCCGACGATGGGTAATTTGCATACGGGACATTTGC
Coding sequences:
- a CDS encoding 3-methyl-2-oxobutanoate hydroxymethyltransferase — protein: MSQYAAVSSKKTKTITDLQQMKQARQKITSLTAYDASFAALMDQADIDVLLVGDSLGMVVQGHASTVPVSVQEMVYHAQAVSRGCQQAFVIADLPFMSSATPMQAAENAALLIKKGGAHMVKLEGARLEAIQFMVQQGIPVCAHLGLLPQSIYQLGKYAVQGKVAADAQRILQEAQEIEQAGAQMLIVECVPADLAQKISQQLSIPVIGIGAGVHCDGQVLVVYDMLGISLGKRPRFSKDYMQQADSIFAAIQAYIVEVRSGQFPLPEHSF
- a CDS encoding 2-amino-4-hydroxy-6-hydroxymethyldihydropteridine diphosphokinase; this translates as MTKEIVYIGLGSNLATPAVQINSARQAINALEAVQEQAFSSLYRSPPMGPQDQPDYVNAVMAIVTDMSAISLLRCLQKIELEQGRVRKNERWGPRTLDLDMLLYGDQLIDIPDLIVPHYGLAERAFVLYPLQEIEPLLNVPSKGKIVDLIKRCPLDGLVRLPA